From uncultured Roseateles sp., the proteins below share one genomic window:
- the lpdA gene encoding dihydrolipoyl dehydrogenase, protein MALIEVQVPDIGDFKDVPVIELLVKPGDTIKVEQSLVTVESDKASMEIPSSHAGVVKELKVALGDKVNQGTVLLMLESDAASAAVPTLAVAPVAAASVTAAAAPAPVAAPTAASYTGSADLDCDLLVLGAGPGGYSAAFRAADLGLKVVLVERYATLGGVCLNVGCIPSKALLHVAAVMDEVSHMADLGVDFGAPTVDVNKLRGHKEKVIGKLTGGLAAMAKMRKVTIVRGYGAFVDPNHVQVEETTGSGQEKTGTSKTVHFKQAIIAAGSQAVRLPFLPDDARIVDSTGALELAGTPKKMLIIGGGIIGLEMGTVYSTLGARLDVVEMLDGLMQGADRDLVKVWQKLNAKRFDKIMLKTKTVGAKATPEGIKVQFEGLDGAKSEGVYDFVLQAVGRTPNGKKIAADKAGVAVSDRGFINVDVQMRTNVPHIFAIGDVVGQPMLAHKAVHEAHVAAEVAAGSILGDAALARSQFDARVIPSVAYTDPEVAWVGLTEDQAKAQGIKVKKGLFPWTASGRAIANGRDEGYTKLLFDDSPEAHGHGKILGGGIVGTHAGDMIGEIALAIEMGADAVDIGKTIHPHPTLGESIGMAAEIAHGSCTDVPPPRKV, encoded by the coding sequence ATGGCGTTGATTGAAGTTCAAGTCCCCGACATCGGCGACTTCAAGGATGTGCCCGTGATCGAGTTGCTGGTCAAACCCGGCGACACCATCAAGGTCGAGCAAAGCCTGGTCACGGTCGAGAGTGACAAGGCCTCGATGGAGATTCCGTCGTCGCACGCCGGCGTGGTCAAGGAGCTGAAGGTGGCCCTGGGCGACAAGGTCAACCAGGGCACGGTGCTGCTGATGCTCGAGTCGGACGCCGCATCAGCGGCGGTACCGACGTTGGCTGTTGCTCCCGTGGCCGCTGCATCTGTGACGGCAGCTGCAGCGCCTGCACCCGTGGCCGCTCCCACCGCCGCCAGCTACACCGGCAGCGCTGATCTGGACTGCGATCTGCTGGTGCTGGGCGCCGGCCCCGGCGGCTATTCAGCCGCCTTCCGTGCCGCCGATCTGGGCCTGAAGGTGGTGCTGGTCGAGCGCTATGCCACGCTGGGCGGTGTGTGCCTGAACGTCGGCTGCATCCCGTCCAAGGCGCTGCTGCATGTGGCCGCGGTGATGGACGAGGTCAGCCATATGGCCGATCTGGGCGTGGACTTTGGTGCGCCGACGGTCGACGTCAACAAGCTGCGCGGCCACAAGGAAAAGGTCATAGGCAAGCTGACCGGCGGCCTGGCTGCGATGGCCAAGATGCGCAAGGTCACCATCGTGCGCGGCTATGGGGCCTTCGTCGATCCGAACCATGTGCAGGTCGAGGAGACCACCGGCAGTGGCCAGGAGAAAACCGGCACCAGCAAGACCGTGCACTTCAAGCAGGCCATCATTGCCGCCGGCTCGCAGGCGGTGCGCCTGCCCTTCCTGCCGGACGACGCACGCATCGTCGATTCGACCGGCGCTCTGGAGCTGGCCGGCACGCCGAAAAAGATGCTGATCATCGGCGGCGGCATCATAGGCCTGGAGATGGGCACGGTCTATTCGACCCTGGGCGCGCGCCTGGATGTGGTCGAGATGCTGGACGGCCTGATGCAGGGCGCCGATCGCGACCTGGTCAAGGTCTGGCAGAAGCTCAATGCCAAGCGCTTCGACAAGATCATGCTGAAGACCAAGACGGTGGGGGCCAAGGCCACGCCCGAGGGCATCAAGGTGCAGTTCGAGGGCCTGGACGGCGCCAAGAGCGAAGGCGTCTACGACTTCGTGCTGCAGGCCGTGGGCCGCACGCCCAACGGCAAGAAGATTGCCGCCGACAAGGCCGGTGTGGCCGTGAGCGACCGGGGCTTCATCAACGTCGATGTGCAGATGCGCACCAATGTGCCGCACATCTTCGCCATCGGCGATGTGGTGGGTCAGCCCATGCTGGCGCACAAGGCCGTGCACGAGGCCCACGTGGCGGCCGAGGTGGCGGCCGGCTCCATTCTTGGCGACGCCGCGCTGGCGCGCAGCCAGTTCGATGCCCGCGTGATCCCGAGCGTGGCCTACACCGATCCCGAGGTGGCCTGGGTGGGCCTCACCGAGGACCAGGCCAAGGCCCAGGGCATCAAGGTCAAGAAGGGCCTGTTCCCCTGGACGGCATCCGGCCGCGCAATCGCCAACGGCCGCGACGAGGGCTATACCAAGCTCTTGTTCGATGATTCGCCCGAGGCCCACGGCCACGGCAAGATCCTCGGCGGCGGCATCGTCGGCACCCACGCCGGCGACATGATCGGCGAGATCGCGCTGGCCATCGAGATGGGCGCCGACGCGGTGGACATCGGCAAGACCATCCATCCGCACCCGACCTTGGGCGAATCGATAGGCATGGCGGCCGAGATCGCGCACGGCTCGTGCACGGACGTGCCTCCGCCACGCAAGGTCTGA
- the aceF gene encoding dihydrolipoyllysine-residue acetyltransferase, producing MALVEIKVPDIGDVKDVAVIELLVKVGDTVKAEQSLITVESDKASMEIPSSAAGLVKEIKLKVGDVVNEGSVVLVLEAAGAAAAAPAPAAAAAPVAAPAPVAAPAAAPAAAAPAGLVEVVVPDIGDFESVAVIEVFVKVGDTVKAEQSLVTVESDKASMEIPSSHAGVVKELKVALGDKIAKGSLLVVLEVAGAAAAAPAAAASAPAPAAAAVAPASAPVERQVPTAALPAHEPTAPTGTLPHASPSIRKQARELGVPLVEVKGTGPKGRITEGDLQAFVKRIMSGEQQTTAQKAKAPAAAAAAGGAFPGLLPWPQVDFTKFGPVERKDLPRIKKISGANLHRNWVVIPHVTNHDDADITELEAFRVATNKENEKSGVKVTMLAFMIKAAVAALKKFPDFNSSLDGDQLVLKNYFHIGFAADTPNGLMVPVLKDADKKGIFQISQEMGELAKKARDGKLSPAEMSGGCFTISSLGGIGGRYFTPIINAPEVAIMGVCKSAIEPKWDGKQFVPRLMLPLSLSWDHRVIDGAAAARFNVYFASLLADFRRIVL from the coding sequence ATGGCATTGGTAGAAATCAAGGTCCCCGATATCGGGGACGTCAAGGACGTGGCGGTGATCGAGCTGCTGGTCAAGGTGGGCGACACCGTCAAGGCCGAGCAGAGCCTGATCACCGTCGAATCCGATAAGGCCTCGATGGAGATTCCGTCCTCGGCTGCAGGGTTGGTCAAGGAGATCAAGCTCAAGGTCGGCGATGTGGTCAACGAGGGCTCGGTGGTGCTGGTGCTGGAGGCGGCTGGTGCCGCTGCTGCAGCGCCTGCTCCGGCTGCCGCTGCGGCACCTGTTGCTGCGCCGGCTCCGGTGGCTGCGCCTGCTGCTGCTCCGGCAGCCGCGGCGCCTGCCGGTCTGGTCGAGGTCGTTGTGCCTGATATTGGCGACTTCGAGTCCGTCGCCGTGATCGAGGTCTTCGTCAAGGTCGGTGACACGGTCAAGGCCGAACAAAGCCTGGTCACCGTCGAGTCGGACAAGGCCTCGATGGAAATTCCGTCTTCGCATGCCGGCGTGGTCAAGGAACTGAAGGTCGCGCTGGGCGACAAGATCGCCAAGGGCAGCCTGCTGGTGGTGCTGGAAGTGGCTGGAGCCGCTGCCGCCGCGCCTGCGGCCGCCGCAAGCGCGCCTGCTCCAGCGGCTGCTGCTGTGGCACCCGCCTCAGCCCCGGTTGAGCGCCAGGTGCCCACCGCCGCCTTGCCGGCGCACGAGCCGACCGCACCCACAGGCACCTTGCCGCACGCGTCGCCCAGCATCCGCAAGCAGGCCCGCGAGCTGGGCGTGCCGCTGGTTGAAGTGAAGGGCACAGGCCCCAAGGGACGCATCACCGAGGGCGATCTGCAGGCCTTCGTCAAGCGCATCATGAGCGGCGAGCAGCAGACCACGGCGCAGAAGGCCAAGGCGCCCGCAGCGGCAGCGGCCGCCGGCGGTGCCTTCCCCGGCCTGCTGCCCTGGCCGCAGGTGGACTTCACCAAGTTCGGCCCGGTCGAGCGCAAGGACCTGCCGCGCATCAAGAAGATCTCCGGCGCCAATCTGCATCGCAACTGGGTCGTCATTCCGCACGTCACCAACCATGACGATGCCGACATCACCGAGCTGGAGGCCTTCCGCGTGGCCACCAACAAGGAGAACGAGAAATCGGGCGTCAAGGTCACGATGCTGGCCTTCATGATCAAGGCGGCAGTCGCGGCCTTGAAGAAGTTCCCCGACTTCAACAGCTCGCTGGACGGCGATCAGCTGGTGCTGAAGAACTACTTCCACATCGGCTTCGCGGCCGATACGCCGAACGGCCTGATGGTGCCGGTGCTCAAGGATGCCGACAAGAAGGGCATCTTCCAGATCAGCCAGGAGATGGGCGAGCTGGCCAAGAAGGCCAGAGACGGCAAGCTGAGCCCCGCCGAGATGAGCGGCGGCTGCTTCACGATCTCGTCGCTGGGCGGCATTGGCGGGCGCTACTTCACGCCCATCATCAATGCACCCGAGGTGGCCATCATGGGCGTGTGCAAGAGCGCCATCGAGCCGAAGTGGGATGGCAAGCAGTTTGTGCCGCGCCTGATGCTGCCGCTGTCGCTGAGCTGGGATCACCGGGTGATCGATGGTGCTGCGGCGGCCCGGTTCAACGTGTACTTCGCATCCTTGCTGGCGGACTTCCGCCGCATTGTGCTCTAA
- the aceE gene encoding pyruvate dehydrogenase (acetyl-transferring), homodimeric type has protein sequence MSAIPQPYLGASANDEDSQETREWLDALSAVIGSEGGDRAHFLLEQLIDHARQAGIDVPFSAKTAYVNTIPTEQEERFPGNIEIEERLRAYMRWNAMAMVVKANRLHPDDGGDLGGHISSFASLATMLGCGFNHFWHGDSEGHGGDLLYIQGHSAPGIYARAFLEGRISEEQLLSFRQEVDGKGLSSYPHPKLMPEFWQFPTVSMGLGPLMAIYQARFLKYLHARGIADTSKRKVWVFLGDGEMDEPESLGAIGLAAREKLDNLIFVVNCNLQRLDGPVRGNGKIIQELEGEFRGSGWNVIKLIWGGYWDPLLARDKDGLLRKVMMDTVDGDYQAMKANDGAFVRKNFFGQHPKLLEMVAKMSDDDIWRLNRGGHDPQKVYAAYHKAVNTVGQPTVMLIKTVKGFGMGKSGEGKNTAHQTKKLTDEDIKSFRDRFNIPVNDQQIADGIPFYKPADDTPEMRYLHERRESLGGYLPKRRPKSDEQLVVPGLDTFKAVLEPTAEGREISTTQAYVRFLTQLLRDKDLGPRTVPILVDEARTFGMEGLFRQIGIYNPDGQKYTPVDKDQVMYYREDKAGQILQEGINEAGGMASWIAAATSYSTNNRVMIPFFVYYSMFGFQRIGDLAWAAGDMQARGFLLGGTSGRTTLNGEGLQHEDGHSHILAGTIPNCVSYDPTFAHEVAVIMQHGLKRMVEKQENVYYYITLLNENYAQPGLKPGTEEQIIKGMYLLDEAAKLTPRVNLLGSGTILRESQAAKKLLEEDWGVAAHVWSCPSFNELARDGQDAERWSLLHPLEAARVPFVTQQLQPHNGPVIASTDYMKNYAEQIRAFIPKGRSYKVLGTDGFGRSDFRSKLREHFEINRHYIVVAALKALADEGTVPMAKVAEAIAKYGIKADRINPLYA, from the coding sequence ATGAGCGCCATCCCCCAACCCTATCTAGGCGCCAGCGCCAACGATGAGGATTCGCAAGAAACCCGCGAGTGGCTGGACGCTTTGTCCGCCGTCATTGGCAGCGAGGGTGGTGACCGCGCCCACTTCCTGCTCGAGCAACTGATAGACCACGCCCGCCAGGCCGGCATCGACGTGCCGTTCTCGGCCAAGACGGCCTACGTCAACACCATCCCGACCGAGCAGGAAGAGCGCTTCCCCGGCAATATCGAAATCGAAGAGCGCCTGCGCGCCTATATGCGCTGGAACGCGATGGCCATGGTCGTCAAGGCCAATCGCCTGCACCCTGATGACGGTGGTGACCTCGGCGGCCATATCTCCAGCTTCGCCTCGCTGGCGACGATGCTGGGCTGCGGCTTCAACCATTTCTGGCATGGCGACAGCGAAGGCCATGGCGGCGATCTGCTCTACATCCAGGGCCACAGCGCGCCCGGCATCTATGCACGCGCCTTTCTGGAAGGCCGCATCAGCGAAGAGCAGTTGCTGAGCTTCCGCCAGGAGGTGGACGGCAAGGGCCTGTCCAGCTACCCGCACCCGAAGCTGATGCCCGAGTTCTGGCAGTTCCCCACCGTCTCGATGGGGCTGGGTCCCTTGATGGCGATTTATCAGGCCCGCTTCCTGAAGTATCTGCATGCTCGCGGCATTGCCGACACCAGCAAGCGCAAGGTCTGGGTGTTCCTGGGCGACGGCGAGATGGACGAGCCGGAATCGCTGGGCGCGATCGGTCTGGCCGCCCGCGAGAAGCTCGACAACCTGATCTTCGTCGTCAACTGCAATCTGCAGCGCCTGGACGGCCCGGTGCGCGGCAACGGCAAGATCATCCAGGAGCTGGAGGGCGAGTTCCGTGGCTCCGGCTGGAACGTCATCAAGCTGATCTGGGGCGGTTACTGGGATCCGCTGCTGGCCCGCGACAAGGACGGCCTGCTGCGCAAGGTGATGATGGACACCGTCGACGGCGACTACCAGGCGATGAAGGCCAATGACGGCGCCTTCGTGCGCAAGAACTTCTTCGGCCAGCATCCCAAGCTCCTGGAGATGGTGGCCAAGATGAGCGACGACGACATCTGGCGCCTGAACCGCGGCGGCCATGATCCGCAAAAGGTCTACGCCGCGTACCACAAGGCCGTGAACACCGTCGGCCAGCCGACCGTGATGCTGATCAAGACCGTCAAGGGCTTCGGCATGGGCAAGAGCGGCGAGGGCAAGAACACCGCCCACCAGACCAAGAAGCTGACCGACGAAGACATCAAGAGCTTCCGCGACCGCTTCAACATCCCGGTCAACGACCAGCAGATCGCCGACGGCATCCCCTTCTACAAGCCGGCCGACGACACGCCCGAGATGCGCTATCTGCACGAGCGCCGCGAGAGCCTGGGCGGCTACCTGCCCAAGCGCCGACCGAAGTCGGACGAGCAGCTGGTGGTGCCGGGTCTTGACACCTTCAAGGCCGTGCTGGAGCCCACCGCCGAGGGCCGCGAGATCTCGACCACCCAGGCCTATGTGCGCTTCCTGACGCAGCTGCTGCGCGACAAGGATCTGGGCCCGCGCACCGTGCCCATCCTGGTTGACGAGGCGCGCACCTTCGGCATGGAAGGCCTGTTCCGCCAGATCGGCATCTACAACCCCGATGGTCAGAAGTACACACCGGTCGACAAGGACCAGGTGATGTACTACCGCGAGGACAAGGCCGGCCAGATCCTGCAGGAAGGCATCAATGAGGCCGGCGGCATGGCCAGCTGGATCGCCGCGGCGACCTCGTACTCGACGAACAACCGGGTGATGATTCCGTTCTTCGTCTACTACTCGATGTTCGGCTTCCAGCGCATTGGCGACCTGGCCTGGGCGGCGGGCGATATGCAGGCGCGCGGCTTCCTGCTGGGCGGCACCTCGGGCCGCACTACGCTGAACGGCGAAGGCCTGCAGCACGAAGACGGCCACAGCCACATCCTGGCCGGCACGATCCCGAACTGCGTGTCCTACGACCCGACCTTCGCGCACGAGGTGGCCGTGATCATGCAGCACGGACTGAAGCGCATGGTCGAGAAGCAGGAGAACGTGTATTACTACATCACGCTGCTGAACGAAAACTATGCCCAGCCTGGCCTGAAGCCGGGCACCGAAGAGCAGATCATCAAGGGCATGTATCTGCTGGACGAAGCAGCGAAGCTGACGCCGCGCGTCAACCTGCTGGGCTCGGGCACCATCCTGCGCGAAAGCCAGGCCGCCAAGAAGCTGCTGGAAGAAGACTGGGGTGTGGCCGCCCATGTCTGGAGCTGCCCGAGCTTCAACGAACTGGCCCGCGACGGACAGGACGCCGAGCGCTGGAGCCTGCTGCACCCGCTGGAAGCGGCCCGCGTGCCCTTCGTGACGCAGCAGCTGCAGCCGCACAATGGCCCGGTGATTGCCTCGACCGACTATATGAAGAACTACGCCGAGCAGATCCGCGCCTTCATTCCCAAGGGCCGCAGCTACAAGGTGCTGGGCACCGATGGCTTTGGTCGCAGCGACTTCCGCAGCAAGCTGCGCGAGCACTTCGAGATCAACCGGCACTACATCGTTGTCGCGGCCTTGAAGGCGCTGGCCGATGAGGGCACGGTGCCGATGGCCAAGGTGGCCGAGGCGATCGCCAAGTACGGCATCAAGGCCGATCGCATCAACCCGCTCTACGCCTAA
- a CDS encoding PAS domain S-box protein, with protein MQLSFSVPTALREFGVLLKRRYATWWRRQSPARQDRFATLGPLISVMLFLAAIIAAFWYLRNEENEREAEAVKRDTEIAQQQIRLRLIENQEQLVRIARELVTRSIDTQEFIAQTASFTRESPEITQITWVGARRERKASVTASSFHPETDPISDARDPSMPVAGSGNASEIAFTNAKERRQPIYSPPFTDASGTNVFQIHVPLLDRSGFSGTLIAEYSVEALLRYYVPSEVSARHPVAVLDASDQVLTSTVTPMPGQVPRRPSILHEVPLAPAVNGLVLRGQGYRTSIGLISNTLFWMVLSLSGLTVWMLLGTWRHMRRRLQMQNALVSETNFRRAMENSMLTGMRAMDMDARITYVNPAFCAMTGFSENDLIGRRPPFPHWPRDRFEENARLLQQELQGRSPAGGIEVKVMRKDGSLFDARMYVSPLIDPKGAQSGWMTSMTNITEAKRVRDQLSASHERFTTVLEGLDAAVSVLSVQQGELLFANRSYRLWFGADPGGHALLAGSQVGMSTEHGAKDDAGEAVDSLSGLPTQELTEVGSDPREVFIEALGMWFDVRARYLQWTDGRLAQMLIATDITARLRAEAVAAQQAEKAQVTSRLMTMGEMASSVAHELNQPLTAITNYCNGMVSRVKADTIRTEDLLVALEKTAKQAQRAGQIIHRIRAFVKRSEPQRQPSAATQIVEDAVELAGIELRRRNVAIHSYVAQRLPMLMVDPILIEQVVLNLLKNAAEAIDNAGLPASRRHIELRVVPRHTPEEGGGIEFSVTDMGPGLPEEVIGRLYEAFFSTKADGLGIGLSLCRSIIESHRGRIRAQNLYNGPAVVGCRFSFTIPVDIPRPEPAGAVNISVTP; from the coding sequence ATGCAACTCTCCTTTTCCGTCCCGACGGCCCTGCGCGAATTCGGCGTGCTGCTCAAGCGCCGCTACGCCACCTGGTGGCGGCGCCAATCGCCGGCGCGGCAGGACCGCTTTGCCACGCTGGGGCCGCTGATCTCGGTGATGCTGTTCCTGGCGGCCATCATTGCGGCCTTCTGGTACCTGCGGAACGAGGAAAACGAGCGCGAGGCCGAGGCCGTCAAGCGCGACACCGAGATCGCCCAGCAGCAGATCCGCCTGCGCCTGATCGAGAACCAGGAGCAGCTGGTGCGCATCGCCCGCGAGCTGGTGACGCGCAGCATAGACACCCAGGAATTCATCGCCCAGACCGCCAGCTTCACCCGCGAGAGCCCGGAGATCACGCAGATCACCTGGGTCGGTGCGCGACGCGAGCGCAAGGCCAGCGTCACCGCGTCCAGCTTCCACCCGGAGACGGACCCGATCTCGGATGCACGCGACCCGTCGATGCCGGTGGCCGGCTCGGGCAATGCGTCCGAGATCGCCTTCACCAACGCCAAGGAGCGGCGCCAGCCTATCTACTCGCCACCGTTCACCGACGCCAGCGGCACCAATGTGTTCCAGATCCATGTGCCGCTGCTGGACCGCAGCGGCTTCTCGGGCACCCTGATCGCCGAATACTCGGTCGAGGCGCTGCTGCGCTACTACGTGCCCAGCGAGGTCTCGGCCCGCCATCCGGTGGCCGTGCTGGACGCCAGCGACCAGGTGCTGACCAGCACTGTCACCCCCATGCCCGGCCAGGTGCCGCGCCGCCCGTCCATCCTGCACGAGGTGCCGCTGGCGCCGGCCGTCAACGGCCTGGTGCTGCGCGGCCAGGGCTACCGCACCTCGATCGGCCTGATCAGCAACACCCTGTTCTGGATGGTGCTGTCGCTGTCCGGCCTGACGGTGTGGATGCTGCTGGGCACCTGGCGCCATATGCGCCGGCGCCTGCAGATGCAGAACGCGCTGGTGTCGGAAACCAATTTCCGCCGCGCGATGGAAAACTCGATGCTGACCGGCATGCGCGCCATGGACATGGACGCGCGCATCACCTACGTCAACCCGGCCTTCTGCGCGATGACGGGCTTCTCCGAGAACGATCTGATCGGCCGCCGCCCGCCCTTCCCCCACTGGCCACGCGACCGCTTCGAAGAGAACGCCCGCCTGCTGCAGCAGGAGCTGCAGGGCCGCAGCCCGGCGGGCGGCATCGAGGTCAAGGTGATGCGCAAGGATGGCAGCCTGTTTGATGCGCGCATGTATGTGTCGCCGCTGATCGACCCCAAGGGCGCGCAAAGCGGCTGGATGACCTCGATGACCAATATCACCGAGGCCAAGCGGGTGCGCGACCAGCTCTCGGCCTCGCACGAGCGCTTCACCACCGTGCTCGAGGGCCTGGATGCGGCGGTGTCCGTGCTGTCGGTTCAGCAGGGGGAGCTGCTGTTCGCCAACCGCTCCTACCGGCTGTGGTTCGGCGCTGACCCCGGCGGCCACGCGCTACTGGCCGGCAGCCAGGTCGGCATGAGCACCGAGCACGGCGCCAAGGACGATGCCGGCGAGGCGGTGGACAGCTTGAGCGGTCTGCCGACGCAGGAGCTGACCGAGGTCGGCTCCGACCCGCGCGAAGTCTTCATCGAGGCGCTGGGCATGTGGTTCGACGTGCGCGCGCGCTATCTGCAGTGGACCGACGGGCGCCTCGCGCAAATGCTGATCGCCACCGACATCACCGCCCGCCTGCGTGCCGAGGCGGTGGCCGCTCAGCAGGCCGAGAAGGCCCAGGTCACGAGCCGGCTGATGACCATGGGCGAGATGGCGTCCAGCGTGGCCCATGAGCTGAACCAGCCGCTGACGGCCATCACCAACTATTGCAACGGCATGGTCTCGCGCGTCAAGGCCGACACCATACGCACCGAGGATCTGCTGGTGGCGCTGGAGAAGACGGCCAAGCAGGCGCAGCGCGCCGGCCAGATCATCCATCGCATCCGCGCCTTCGTGAAGCGCAGCGAGCCGCAGCGCCAGCCCTCGGCGGCCACGCAGATCGTCGAGGATGCGGTCGAGCTGGCCGGCATCGAGCTGCGCCGGCGCAATGTCGCCATCCACAGCTATGTGGCCCAGCGCCTGCCGATGCTGATGGTGGACCCCATCCTGATCGAGCAGGTGGTGCTGAACCTGCTGAAGAATGCCGCCGAGGCGATAGACAACGCCGGCCTGCCGGCCTCGCGGCGCCACATCGAACTGCGCGTCGTGCCGCGACACACGCCCGAGGAAGGCGGCGGCATCGAGTTCAGCGTCACCGACATGGGCCCCGGCCTGCCCGAGGAGGTGATAGGCCGGCTGTACGAGGCCTTCTTCTCGACCAAGGCCGATGGCCTGGGCATAGGGCTATCCCTGTGTCGGTCCATCATCGAGTCACATCGGGGCAGAATCCGTGCCCAGAACTTATACAATGGCCCAGCCGTCGTGGGCTGCCGTTTCTCGTTCACCATCCCAGTGGACATCCCCCGACCCGAGCCCGCAGGGGCTGTGAACATCTCCGTGACACCATGA
- a CDS encoding response regulator transcription factor: MSLIPKKGTVYVVDDDEAVRDSLQWLLEGKDYRVKCFDSSESFLSRYDSREVACLICDIRMDGMSGLELQDRLMERHSPLPIVFITGHGDVPMAVQTMKKGAMDFIEKPFKEEELLNLVERMLDQARSAFSQHQEAASRDALLSRLTTREAQVLERIVAGRLNKQIADDLGISIKTVEAHRANIMEKLNANTVADLLKIALGAPAKT, encoded by the coding sequence ATGAGCCTGATCCCGAAAAAAGGTACTGTTTACGTGGTCGATGACGACGAGGCCGTGCGTGACTCGTTGCAATGGCTGCTCGAAGGCAAGGACTACCGCGTCAAGTGCTTTGACTCCTCCGAGTCCTTCCTGAGCCGCTACGACTCGCGTGAAGTGGCCTGCCTGATCTGCGACATCCGCATGGACGGCATGAGCGGCCTGGAGCTGCAGGACCGCCTGATGGAACGCCATTCGCCGCTGCCCATCGTCTTCATCACCGGCCATGGCGACGTGCCCATGGCCGTGCAGACGATGAAGAAGGGCGCGATGGACTTCATCGAAAAGCCGTTCAAGGAAGAAGAGCTGCTGAACCTGGTCGAGCGCATGCTGGACCAGGCCCGCTCGGCCTTCAGCCAGCACCAGGAAGCCGCCAGCCGCGACGCGCTGCTTAGCCGCCTGACGACCCGCGAAGCCCAGGTGCTGGAGCGCATCGTCGCCGGCCGCCTGAACAAGCAGATCGCCGACGATCTGGGCATCAGCATCAAGACGGTGGAGGCGCACCGCGCCAACATCATGGAAAAGCTCAACGCCAACACGGTGGCCGATCTGCTCAAGATCGCGCTCGGCGCGCCTGCCAAGACTTGA
- the folD gene encoding bifunctional methylenetetrahydrofolate dehydrogenase/methenyltetrahydrofolate cyclohydrolase FolD, whose protein sequence is MTAQRIDGNALSTQIRAEVAQRAATLTARGHQPGLAVILVGEDPASQVYVRNKVKACADNGLHSVFEKYEATLSEAELLARIDALNSDPAIHGILVQMPLPKHIDPHKVIEAIAPTKDVDGYSTLSAGELMTNAPGFRPCTPYGCMKLIESTGVDLRGKHAVVIGRSNTVGKPMALLLLQANATVTICHSATADIGHHTRQADIVVAAVGRRNVLTADMVKPGAIVIDVGINRNEENKLCGDVDFAPVAELASYITPVPGGVGPMTITMLLVNTIESAERVAASA, encoded by the coding sequence ATGACTGCCCAACGTATCGACGGTAACGCCCTCTCGACCCAGATCCGCGCCGAAGTGGCGCAACGCGCCGCTACGCTGACGGCCCGCGGCCACCAGCCCGGCCTGGCCGTGATACTGGTCGGCGAAGACCCGGCCAGCCAGGTCTATGTGCGCAACAAGGTCAAGGCCTGCGCCGACAACGGCCTGCACTCGGTGTTCGAGAAGTACGAGGCCACGCTGAGCGAGGCCGAGCTGCTGGCCCGCATCGATGCACTGAACAGCGACCCGGCCATCCACGGCATCCTGGTGCAGATGCCCCTGCCCAAGCACATCGATCCGCACAAGGTCATCGAGGCGATCGCGCCGACCAAGGACGTCGATGGCTACTCCACCTTGAGCGCCGGTGAGCTGATGACCAATGCGCCCGGCTTCCGCCCCTGCACGCCCTACGGCTGCATGAAGCTGATCGAGAGCACCGGCGTCGATCTGCGCGGCAAGCATGCGGTGGTGATAGGCCGCTCCAATACCGTAGGCAAGCCGATGGCCCTGCTGCTGCTGCAGGCCAATGCGACGGTCACGATCTGCCACAGCGCCACCGCCGACATCGGCCACCACACCCGCCAGGCTGACATCGTCGTGGCCGCCGTGGGCCGGCGCAATGTGCTGACCGCCGATATGGTCAAGCCCGGGGCCATCGTCATCGACGTGGGCATCAACCGCAATGAAGAGAACAAGCTTTGCGGCGATGTGGACTTCGCGCCGGTAGCCGAGCTCGCGTCCTACATCACGCCGGTGCCCGGCGGCGTGGGCCCGATGACGATCACGATGCTGCTGGTCAACACGATAGAGTCGGCCGAGCGGGTCGCGGCCTCGGCCTAA